In the Hyla sarda isolate aHylSar1 chromosome 9, aHylSar1.hap1, whole genome shotgun sequence genome, cacacggccccgcctccaaaactcactgcacacatagggctgccgccggaaagacctgtgtgtatagtgagcgaggaataagcagcgtatttcctgctgctgccgcaaatttagcacaacgtgaaatacgctgcgtatacgccaggtaggAAGGCACCCTTAAGGCGGTTACATACCCTCAATAGTTGCCAGTCTAACTTTTATTTAGCCGACTGCTCCCAATCACCCAATACACTTGAACACTTGGCCAAACTCAGTGAAGAGATGATTGGAAAGCTACAGCCGGGATCCTCTGATCTCTTTAGGAACAATAGGGTAAGACAATTGAAATCCAACAGGCCctacccttctctcctctgacatcaactGGGAGAATCGGGGGCTGCTCATACTTATAGGAGTTGTTTAATGTAGGGCAACACCATCTCACCGACAGTGACCTTGGTTATCATTACTGGTTCAGCTCCCAGTGATCATCTCTTACCACTGGTAAGTCATCTCCCCTGTAGAGGCCACTGCAGAAGAGATGtagtattaggctatgttcacactgtggaaaatGTGTGAAACATTTTCATGTTCTGGCGGCGTTAGAAgtgctcggaaatgcgccatctccatagacggcaatgcacttCCAAGTGGAATGCGCAGAAACAATGAACCTGTCATCGGAATTTGGGAAATTTTGCCATGTACTCAGTGCAGTAGAATCACATTCGGCAGAATATTTCCATGGAATTCCACTGTGGGAACATGGTCTTACTGTACATGTTGGCCCTTCAGGATGGGCTGGGTCCTCTTAGTGGGAGCTGGACCACCTCTAGGACTGAAGATATGGTTTCCATATTGACACTACATATAGCAGCCTCCTATCTTGGATATAGCTGAATAAATCCATAAAAACCACATATCTTGGAAATTTGCCTATTCATGTTGGGTTTTAAAGTATGACTCCAACCTCAAAGTTGCAATGAACACTATTCTTATTGGAAATGTTTACAGCTAAAACACAGATACTGGGGTTTACATGGGTGTTCTAGAATACAGAGGAAGGCCCCATGGGTTAGGGCGGCTGACCATAGAAGCCCAGTGCCTGGGCTCATGTACCATTGGGTCCTTGATACTCCTTTTCTTGTGGCAGATTAGTAGTTCCGTGTCTTGTCCATCAGTTCGGTGTCTTAATTCAATGACTCGATTCAATGGAGAAGACTTCACAAAATAATCCAAGTTATGTACAGAAGATGGGCCCCACCTGCCCACCTGGCCCATGCCTTTGTGCTGTCTCAGTTGCACATGTAGGCTTGCGTCCTTTCGCTGCACGTATTACATGTGACGTGGCAGCACCAGTGAAATTTGCAGTGGCACTGCCACGTGTGTATATACTGGAAGGTCTTGTATCCCCGACCACAGCACAAGAGCTCACAGCTGTCAGACACAGAGGATGTGCGGTTGCAGAGGCGTCCATACGTCCCCATACTTCCTGTGGTATTGTCCCTCTCACAGAAGTTCGGAGAGTTGTCTATATACACCAGGTCTATCTCGGCCGGCTTGTTGTAGCTTTGAGGATTTTTAAGTTTTAGAAATGTAGGGAGTTGTTGACGTCTTCCCCTCATGGGTTCCACCATCACTGCTTCCTTGTACCTGTCCTTCAGCATGTAGCCCACCTCTCTGAAATGAGGCAACGTGACCCAACATGTCTTCACCGTACAGGAGCCGGAGACGCCATGACACTTACACTCCAGGCGAACGTTCTTCTCTAAGAGCTAGAGATGAGAAATAAGGGGACATTTCTAATTATTAAGAAATTGACACTGGGACTGAGAATATTAAAAGAATCTTATTGTGGACTAGTTAACAGCAgataagaccttaaaggggtactcaactgctccagcgttcggaacatttagttctgaacgctgggttcgGGCTTCACGGCCGCGCCCTCtcctgacgtcacaccacacccccttaatgcaagcctatgggagggggcgtggcggccgccacgccccctcccatagacttgcattgaggggggcgtggcgtgacatcaccagCGGTGTAGTGACCtccgaagcccgcacccagcattcggagctaagtgttccgaatgctggggcagtggagtactcctttaaaggggtagtccaggaaacTAAAGGTGGATAggacataagtgtctgatcacggtctggccactgggacccctgtgatctcctctacGGGGTCCAGTAACTCTCCTGCCCTCGAAGAGCTCCACCCCCACCTTCCCAGACGAGCAGGAGTGAAAGCTCATTCAGCCAATACCCGGCTAAGATGGAGTTCCGTCTCAGCCTGAGTGGTCCGTCACTCCCGCTCATCTCCGAGGGTGGGTGTTACCGGTCCCCTGAGGACTTTAGTGATGAGCTACAATCAGTGCGGGAATCGGGCAGAAAGTGTTTcatttccctgcagcgcctccACAGGAGAACAGCATTACGCagtttccattgaaatcaatgaactGTGTAGAATAGATAATGCTTGAACGTGTTGGGTCCTCCAGAGTCAAAGATGCTCTTTGTAGCCACTTCATTCCAGGAAATTCCTCACCTAAAACCCTTTAAGGGATACCCATAATTctagaaaacttttgacatgtcgtaaTGAAAACTTTGATCGGTGGGAGTCCAAATACAGAGACCCTCACCAGCTGCTAAAGAAAGGAGCAGAAGCACTCATAGACCTTCTATACATCCATACACCCTACCAGTGACTCTACAAGTATGGCCAATAAGAAACTAAGGGACACTGTCGTCTGCCCTTTGTTTAAGTGTCTGTGTGCTGAGACCCCCCTAAACAGAACTGCAGACATGTCACTGTTACgtctcaaaagtttttttttttttttaaacaatgggtatcatttaaaggggttatccagtgaaagaaacaacctgtgtatggtgtaaaatgtatattaaagcaacttactaatataatgttattagccatagtgcacagatATCCCTTATCAGTTGAGGTGTCTGGCATGTAGCTGTAACATCATTTCACACTCTCTGAAAGCAGAGAACCTGTCCCTGCACCCCCTTCCTCTTTTGTCTGCTCAGGACaagaccattgatgtgaagagggggagctcatattactgctcactagatgttaaaggaaaactgtcagcaaagtcaacctcactaaccagtggtactggctggtagaatgcgtgacgctgattaaaatgaagcCTATCATGCCTGGATCCGTCCCTGCGTTCACCCGTTATCTTGTTTTTTTCTAAATACGCTAATGAGGTAAGAAGCGCTTACAGATTGGGGGggagagaggcggagggagggaatgaatattcattagtcGGGGCAagcgctgacgtcacagtgcctgAGGCCGATAATGGAGATATCTGTGCACTGTGGCTAATAACATATTACTAAGTttatttattatactttttgacgcagtacacaggttgtttctttcgccAGACAACccctataagggtatgttcacaaatgtGAATTTGGTGCAGATTTTGTCTTCCCTATTGAAGTTGTTTGGGAAAATCCGCAACTAATCAGCAGTAAATCTGTGACATGTGAACAGGTATATATTGGTAGAAACAGACATTACTATGTAACTTTTCAGTGGGAAAGGTTTGGGGCATTCTTGTAATGATGTTTAGAAATAACTATATTctttgtataataaaatgtatggccATTAGGAATTACATCTGATACATCTCATTTTACACTGGgttaacatagccttaaaggggtattccaggatttatttcttcagcctttgagcccatgatgccaagttataatacagtgtaatatccttgttacgccgagcgctccgggtccccgctcctccccggagcgctcgctacacttccctcactgcagcgccccggtcggttccacggacccggggcgctgcgttactacctccggccgggatgcgattcgcgatgcgggtagcgcccgctcgcgatgcgcaccccggctcccgtaccttactcgctccccgtcagttctgtcccggcgcgcgcggccccgctccctagggcgcgcgcgcgccgggtctttgcgatttaaagggccactgcaccgctgattggtgcagtggttccaattagtgtttacacctgtgcacttccctatatcacctcacttccccttcactccctcgccggatcttgttgccctagtgccagtgaaagcgttccttgtgtgttccttgcctgtgattccagaccttctgccgttgcccctgactacgatccttgctgcctgccccgaccttctgctacgtccgaccttgcttctgtctactcccttgtaccgcgcctatcttcagcagccagagaggttgagccgttgctaggggatacgacctggtcactaccgccgcagcaagaccatcccgctttgcggcgggctctggtgaaaaccagtagtgacttagaaccgatcctctagcacggtccacgccaatccctctctggcacagaggatccactacctgccagccggcatcgtgacagtagatccggccatggatcccgctgaagttcctctgccagttgtcgctgacctcaccacggtggtcgcccagcagtcacaacagattgcgcaacaaggccaacagctgtctcaactgactgttatgctacaacagttactaccacagctccagcaatcatctcctccgccagctcctgtacctcctccgcagcgagtggccgcttctggaatacgactatccttgccggataaatttgatggggactctaagttttgccgtggctttctttcccaatgttcattacacttggagatgatgtcggaccagttccccactgaaaggtctaaggtggctttcgtagtcagcctgctgtctggaaaagccctggcttgggccacaccgctctgggaccgcaatgaccccgtcactgcctctgtacactccttcttctcggaaattcgaagtgtctttgaggaacctgcccgagcctcttctgctgagactgccctgttgaacctggtccagggtaattcttccgttggcgagtatgccgtacagttccgtaccctggcttcagaattatcctggaataatgaggcactctgcgcgacctttaaaaaaggcctatccagcaacattaaagatgttctggccgcacgagaaatccctgctaacctacatgaactcatccatcttgccactcgcattgacatgcgtttttccgaacggcgtcaggagctccgccaggatatggactctgttcgcacgaggcgtttcttctccccggctcctctctcctctggtcccctgcaatctgttcctgtgcctcccgccgtggaggctatgcaggtcgaccggtctcgcctgacaccccaagagaggacacgacgccgcatggagaatctctgcctgtactgtgctagtaccgaacacttcctgaaggattgtcctatccgtcctccccgcctggaaagacgtccgctgactccgcacaaaggtgagacagtccttgatgtctactctgcttctccacgtcttactgtgcctgtgcggatgtctgcctctgccttctccttctctgctgtggccttcctggactctggatctgcaggaaatttcatcttagcctctctcgtcaacaggttcaacatcccggtgaccagtctcgccagacccctctacatcaattgtgtaaacaatgaaagattggactgtactatacgtttccgcacggagccccttctaatgtgcatcggatctcatcacgagaggattgaactgttggtcctccccaattgcacttctgaaatccttcttggacttccctggcttcaactccattccccaatcctggattggtccactggggagatcaagagttgggggccctcttgttccaaggactgcttaaaaccggttcccagtaaaccttgccgtgtccctgtgcttcctcatgtaaccggtctccctaaggcctatatggactttgcggacgttttttgcaaaaaacaagctgagactctacctcctcacaggccttatgattgtcccattgacctcctcccgggcactactccaccccggggcagaatctatcctctgtccgtcccagagactcttgccatgtctgaatacgtccaagaaaatttaaaaaagggctttatccgtaaatcctcctctcctgccggagccggatttttctttgtgtccaaaaaagatggctctctacgtccttgcattgactaccgcggtcttaataaaatcacggttaagaaccgctaccccctacccctcatctctgaactctttgatcgtctccaaggtgcccatatttttaccaaactggacttaagaggtgcttataatctcatccgcatcagagagggggatgaatggaaaacggcatttaacaccagagatggacactttgagtatctggtcatgccctttggtctatgcaacgcccctgccgtcttccaagactttgttaatgaaatttttcgtgatctactatactcctgtgttgttgtatatctggacgatatcctgattttttctgccaatcttgaagaacaccgccagcatgtccgtatggttcttcagagacttcgtgataatcaactctatgccaaaatagagaaatgtctgtttgaatgccaatctcttccttttctaggatacttggtctctggccagggactacaaatggacccagataaactctctgccgtcttagattggccacgcccctccggactccgtgccatccaacgttttttggggttcgccaattattacaggcaatttattccacatttttctaccattgtggctcctattgtggctttaacaaaaaaaaatgccgatcccaagtcttggcctcctcaagcggaagacgcctttaaacgactcaagtctgccttttcttcggctcccgtgctctccagacctgacccatctaaacccttcctattggaggttgatgcctcctcagtgggagctggagctgtccttctacaaaaaaactcttccgggcatgctgttacttgtggttttttttccaggaccttctctccggcggagaggaactactccatcggggatcgagagcttctagccattaaattagcacttgaggaatggaggcatctgctggagggatcaagatttccagttattatttacaccgatcacaagaacctctcctacctccagtctgcccaacggctgaatcctcgtcaggccaggtggtctctgttctttgcccgatttaattttgaaattcactttcggcctgctgataaaaacattagggccgatgctctctctcgttcctcagatgcctctgaaattgaactctctcctcaacacatcattcctcctgactgcctgatttccacttctccagcctccatcaggcaaactcctccaggaaagacctttgtttctccacgccaacgccttgggatcctcaaatggggtcactcctcccatctcgcaggtcatgcgggcatcaagaaatctgtgcaactcatctctcgcttctattggtggccgactctagagactgatgtggtggactttgtgcgagcctgcactatctgtgcccgggataagactcctcgccagaagcccgctggttttcttcatcctctacctgtccccgaacaaccttggtctctgattggtatggattttattactgacttacccccatcccatggcaacactgttatttgggtggtcgttgatcgattctccaaaatggcacatttcatccctcttcctggtcttccttcagcgcctcagttggctaaacaattttttgtacacatttttcgtcttcacgggttgcctacacagatcgtctcggatagaggcgtccaatttgtgtctaaattctggagggctctctgtaaacaactcaagattaaattaaatttttcttctgcataccatcctcaatccaatggacaagtagagagaattaaccagatcttgggtgactatttacgacattttgtttcctcccgccaggatgactgggcagatcttctaccttgggccgaattctcgtataatttcagaatctctgaatcttcctccaaatctccgtttttcgtggtgtacggccgtcaccctcttccccccctccctacccccttgccctctggtctgcccgctgtggatgaaatttctcgtgatctttccaccatatggaaagagacccaaaattctctcttacaggcttcttctcgcatgaagagattcgcagataagaaaagaagagctcctcccattttttcccctggagacaaggtatggctctccgctaaatatgtccgtttccgtgtcccgagctataagttgggaccacgctatcttggtccttttaaagttttgtgtcaaattaatcctgtctcttacaaacttcttcttcctccttctcttcgtatccctaatgcctttcacgtctctcttcttaaacctctcatcctcaaccgtttttctcctaaatctgttcctcccactcctgtttccggctcctcggacatcttctctgtcaaagagattttggcctctaaaaaggtcaggggaagaactttttttttagtggattgggagggttgtggtccagaagagaggtcctgggaacctgaggacaatatcctggacaaaagtctgatcctcaggttctcaggccccaagaagagggggagacccaagggggggggtactgttacgccgagcgctccgggtccccgctcctccccggagcgctcgctacacttccctcactgcagcgccccggtcggttccacggacccggggcgctgcgttactacctccggccgggatgcgattcgcgatgcgggtagcgcccgctcgcgatgcgcaccccggctcccgtaccttactcgctccccgtcagttctgtcccggcgcgcgcggccccgctccctagggcgcgcgcgcgccgggtctttgcgatttaaagggccactgcaccgctgattggtgcagtggttccaattagtgtttacacctgtgcacttccctatatcacctcacttccccttcactccctcgccggatcttgttgccctagtgccagtgaaagcgttccttgtgtgttccttgcctgtgattccagaccttctgccgttgcccctgactacgatccttgctgcctgccccgaccttctgctacgtccgaccttgcttctgtctactcccttgtaccgcgcctatcttcagcagccagagaggttgagccgttgctaggggatacgacctggtcactaccgccgcagcaagaccatcccgctttgcggcgggctctggtgaaaaccagtagtgacttagaaccgatcctctagcacggtccacgccaatccctctctggcacagaggatccactacctgccagccggcatcgtgacaatccttCTATTACCTCCGTGCGCCGCTTTGTCCCTTTTTCATGCCCAGGACCCACAcccagaagtgctgtagtgcaagtctttctATTTTACTATTGTCTCCGACCTtacccagcattccatgtggccagagacaagatgtcataagtcacaaggtctccagggggcgtggctatgctgcagtgggtgggtccAGATAGCAGGATGAAAGGGATTTACTGAGGAAATGCTATACACCGACACACTTCAGAAAAGCCACGCCtcatggagaccatgtgacttgtgACACATTGTCTCTGGCCtcgtggaatgctgggaaagagaCAACAGAACAAAATATTAAGACTTGCTCTAAAGCCCTTCCAGATGTGGGTCCTGAACATGAAAACGGGATAAAGCGGCGAGTCTCATAAATTGGTGGCAGCAGATGGGAAAAGCCCAAAAGATATTTGCATAGCGCAGTGGGCTCCAActcttgcaacactacaactgccagcatgccttgactactGCATTCCTATAgatggtgcagaggtagcagtctccCTGATACCTCTTCCTCATAAgaaaacaccagtattataaaagGTGCACAGCATAcagtatttgtatatatatatatatatatatatatatatatatacactgtatgtatattagggattgaccgattggacgttatcggtatcgccaattaccttgccgataatctgataatgccccgcaccgcctcAGCCacagaccgccgctgccccattgcctcccccatccccggttttataattacctgttcccggggtccgcgctacttctagctcctgcggcatcctgcgttacgctgtgcgctgcgcaatgacgagtgacttcctcaacgcgacgtcaccgtcagtgcgcacagtgacagctctggacgccgctggagccagaagtagcgcagaccccgggaaccGGTAATTatgaaaccggggatggggggaggcaatggggcagcggcggtggttggactcaggaccggcagggggagagaagcgggtggtggtggtctctggccagaggacaggcagggggagagaagcgggtggcggcagcggcggtctctggcccagcaAAAGACGAAGAAGCGGTGTTGGCTGGGtgctgaaatagccgataacctaTACCggtatatcggtataagttagccTTAAAATCCAtaaattatcggtatcggccctaaaaaaatcgatatagATCGATcactaatgtatatatatatatatatatacacacacacaatatactgtcATTGGGGCCTCTGGCTGAAGACCAAATAGAGACCACCAGTGTAGAGCGACCCTAGATAAGAACGGTTTTGTTAGTAGAATATCTGCCCCTATCTGGGGGCCATAAAAAATGTTAACTCAGTTTTTTCTTATAATACCTTTCTCCCCACCATGTTATTGTGCAGGTTCATGAGGGTGCGGGCATTGCGCTTAACTTCCCTGGCGTCCAGGAAGTCTTTGGACAAGCGTATCCCGTGCTTCACGTCAGCAGAGCACCCTCC is a window encoding:
- the LOC130290278 gene encoding protein Wnt-7a-like isoform X1; its protein translation is MRLKLSGLDLCHTVLCIGLMLCGEGGVSSVLALGASIICRKMPGLSPRQRDFCEARPDVMVAIGTGARLGTEECRYQFQHGRWNCSSLAEPSLFGPELKVGSRETAFYYAILSAGIAHAITNACSHGNLTYCGCDRDKHGNQDPDKGWRWGGCSADVKHGIRLSKDFLDAREVKRNARTLMNLHNNMVGRKLLEKNVRLECKCHGVSGSCTVKTCWVTLPHFREVGYMLKDRYKEAVMVEPMRGRRQQLPTFLKLKNPQSYNKPAEIDLVYIDNSPNFCERDNTTGSMGTYGRLCNRTSSVSDSCELLCCGRGYKTFQYIHTWQCHCKFHWCCHVTCNTCSERTQAYMCN
- the LOC130290278 gene encoding protein Wnt-7a-like isoform X3, which encodes MPGLSPRQRDFCEARPDVMVAIGTGARLGTEECRYQFQHGRWNCSSLAEPSLFGPELKVGSRETAFYYAILSAGIAHAITNACSHGNLTYCGCDRDKHGNQDPDKGWRWGGCSADVKHGIRLSKDFLDAREVKRNARTLMNLHNNMVGRKLLEKNVRLECKCHGVSGSCTVKTCWVTLPHFREVGYMLKDRYKEAVMVEPMRGRRQQLPTFLKLKNPQSYNKPAEIDLVYIDNSPNFCERDNTTGSMGTYGRLCNRTSSVSDSCELLCCGRGYKTFQYIHTWQCHCKFHWCCHVTCNTCSERTQAYMCN
- the LOC130290278 gene encoding protein Wnt-7a-like isoform X2, whose product is MRLKLSGLDLCHTVLCIGLMLCGEGGVSSVLALGASIICRKMPGLSPRQRDFCEARPDVMVAIGTGARLGTEECRYQFQHGRWNCSSLAEPSLFGPELKVGSRETAFYYAILSAGIAHAITNACSHGNLTYCGCDRDKHGNQDPDKGWRWGGCSADVKHGIRLSKDFLDAREVKRNARTLMNLHNNMLLEKNVRLECKCHGVSGSCTVKTCWVTLPHFREVGYMLKDRYKEAVMVEPMRGRRQQLPTFLKLKNPQSYNKPAEIDLVYIDNSPNFCERDNTTGSMGTYGRLCNRTSSVSDSCELLCCGRGYKTFQYIHTWQCHCKFHWCCHVTCNTCSERTQAYMCN